Within Hydra vulgaris chromosome 02, alternate assembly HydraT2T_AEP, the genomic segment TCTTGTGTTTGCTAAATGACAAATTGCCTTAAAACTGTTAGAAAAAACACATGAACCAAGTTCTTTCTTTAAGATCTTAAAAACGCAAGTTACAGCTTATTTTTCATTGACTTCTTTAAAATGCGGCAAGTTTATATTAACgcttgaaattttatttgcatttaatattatttggatTATTCTACTATATAAACGGTTGATGTGGTATAATTGGGTTGCAGTGtgttttaagttgattaaatcACAGTAAGTAAAAATTGGCAAGATCATTGAGacataaattaatttagcaGCGTTTATTGTTAGCAGGTGTCGTGTTTTGTTTAGTAAGCTAATACGCCCACTgatcttattacatttaaaactaaaatcgTCGTTTAGTGAAAGGGTTAGATCTAGATGGATtccttaatatttttatgttttggtattgtttatttaaacttcATTAATATGTAGATTTAAGCACCGGCATTTAGATAAATTTTCTTGCGGTTCCAAAAAGCATTGTTTCAGTTTTACGTTTTTGAAGGTTTAacaataaatcatttatttcaaaCCATTTTGATATCCCGTATAAGTCTTCAAGTAGTTTTTCCACTATTAATTGAATGTCATTATCAGCTACGAAAATAACCGTGTCATCAGCATACTTGATAATCAAGCTATGTATTAAAACGTCTGATACATCAAtaaattcaatcaaaaataaCAAAGGTTCAAGAATTAAACCTTGCGGAACTCCTCTTGTGATTTCATGAGACTCAGACACTTTCCCATCATATGCGACATACTGGGTTCTGTTAAATAGATAATTCGTTATTTGATGTAATGCTAAGCTAGTTGATACCAAGATGGTTTTTATCGATACTTTTTCTGACGTTATCAGTAAAATTGTACAGCTGATTCTGTAGAACACTTAGATCTAAAACCAAATTGGTGATTgcatagtaaattattttcttctAGATAATCACTAACTTGTCAATGAACTATTTCCTCAAAAACCTTAGATATTATAGGAAGGACAGAGATTGGTCTGTAATtatcaaactttaatttattgcCAGATTTAAGTATGGGTAAAACCTTAGCTATTTTCCATTCATTAGGTACTAATCCCGTTTTTataacaagattaaaaatatgagATAGAGGAACTTTTATTTCATCTTTGCTATCTTTAAGTAAGGAAGGATGCAGATTGTCGTAACCGGcggatttatttgtttttagcgCACTTATAATGGTATCAACGTCCGTGGCACTAATTTGACGGAGTAAAAATTGCTTTTCGGTACGTCGTTTGAACGGAGCTTTAGATTTCCATACATAGTTTATTATTGGGTTATAAGTTTTAAGAAGTAAGTTGGTAATGGAAGAGAAATACTTTCCAAATGCACTTACAATAACAGATTTATTTGACGTGTACTCTCCATCAATttcaaagttgtttaaaataatttcatctttatttttacttggATAGACCTTCTTAAGTGATTCCCAGAATTTTACAGGATCGCCTGCGTGCTCATTTAATAATGCTTTATGAAACATTCCTTTTGCTTTTAGAATCAATTTAGTTATCATTTAGTTATCTTTGGTATTTGAATGCATTatgattttcaatttatttttgcgATGTTTTCTAAGCAGACAGTTTCGAAaattaatttcagttttaacaTCGGATGTCAACCAAAATGAGATTTTAGAGGATATTCTTCGAGAAATTAAAGGTGCATGTTTATCAAAGAACAAAGATAAAATATCCTTTATTTTTCTCCATGCATTGATtggattttttgaatttatgatAATATTCCAATCTACTTGCTTTAAATCATTTCTTAAGCAAAAGGAGTCGTATTTACGGTAGCTGCGtgaaattatagttttattaggGCGTTTTATGTGATGTAGTTTTCTAATACATCCAATCATCTCATGATCACCATCATTTAGAGTTTAGCAAGAAAGTTTTCAAATTAACAGATAAGTTAAAATTATCTTATTATatcctattatttttaatacccAAGTCAAACCACAAAACGTTCAGCAAAATTAagcaatagtttttaatagtgtttttgaAGCAAGCAGAAGTCGTCCGTCTGTGTCTGATCCAACGGCgtctaattacaaaaatactatttttgtgAAAGAAAGATACAAAACTTCTGATATATTTGTTCTTTTATCGTTGAggaaataagtttataaatgaaaataatagagTACTTTTACGGCTAATTTACTTTCCTCAGCTATCGCACGATCAAGCACCGCGGAAATAAACCTACGAGCCTCGAAGATTTATTTCCGTGGTGTTTGATCGCGAGTTAACCGGTttcgtaaaaatttttttaccacgTAGCGGGAGGCTGAACAAAGCATTGCAAAAACAGGCATAtttgcaaactggcataagtgcgaattggcataatgGCGCtgaataaatttgtaaacattcaAATCGGCATAAGTTGGAACTGTCTTGAGTgtaaagcagttacaaaaaatggcataagtgcaaactggcataagtgcgccgaataaaaCAGCAAATATTAACATAGTTGCGGATTTGGCATTTTGTACTTATgtcaatctttttaaatttgttcagCACACTTATGTGCGCTGCTGCGCACTGCCAATTCGCACtcatgccagttcgcacttatgccaattcgcatttatgccaattttacaaatttgttCGTCGCACTTATACCATTTCGTACTTATGttagttcgcacttatgccagatcacacttatgccaattcgcactaaTGTCAATTCGCAAtaatgccagttcgcacttacgCCATTCCCAGTTCGTACTTATTCAGTCGTCCCCCTTGTAGTACGAGGTAccgttaaatttataaaataaacaaatgtacaAAAgtggtaaaataataaataaaacatctattaaaaaaaaaaaaaaaagtgaaaaattagCTAGAAGCGCTATAGACttagcaaaaaacaaaataatataaatatatatattaggatataaataaatttaactcagtctttttctaaaattaatatacttttcatgtATTTGATAGATAAATCATAATGTAATTTCAGAAATAGTTTTGTGGTAAATCATTCTTTATTAATAGCTGTCTTAGTTTTGTCTTAAACTCATTAAGCATTGTTAGAGTTTTAAGTTCACTTGAAAGTATTTTATTCCATGCCTTTGGTCCTCTTATTGAAATTGAAAAGTCAGTTGCTGCATAATAACTTTTGGGCTGTATATATCTGTTATTTGAATATCTAGTTAGATATTTGTTTTCCTTTATTTTGAATAACGggttaaatatttttggaatgatacttttattaatcttgaacataaaaattaggagatgataaatatttatttggtagatatttagtatatttaagttaataaataaggGTCGAGAGGGTGTATAGCGGCTTTTATTGGATATAATTCTGATAGCATGTTTTTgcatattaaagaaatttttcaatttatttttattggtactACACCATGCAATGCTAGCGTAATTAAGATAGGAATGAATAAAGGAGAAATATAAGAGTTTTAAACAACTTagatttaaaaatggttttgcccTATATAGCATGCCGATGTTCCTTGATATTttaccttcaatatattttatctgACATCTCCAAGTTACATTTTCGTCCAGGAGTACGCctagaaattttaatgatacctctctttttatttcataattgtTAATACAAAGATttggaagttttaatggaattttGTCTCTTTCATGATAGCgatggaaaaaagtatattttgtttttattacattttgagATAATTTGTTTGCTCTAAACCATTTAGAAAGATATTGAAGTTCTatgtttacagttttaaataagatttttatgtCATTGTGAGCATAAAATagattagtatcatctgcaaacaagaTTGAGTCTAATATATTACAAGATTTACTTAAgtcgttgatatatattagaaataagaGCGGTCCTAATATAGAGCCTTGAGGTACTCCACAAGTTATATTCATATTGTTAGTTTTACTGCAATTATGAGAAATGTATTGCTGTCTATTTGACAGGtagcttttaaaccatttaaagtTCGAGTGTTTAATACCATAGTTTTTTAGtttggttaataaaatattatgatttacagtgtcaaaagctttactGAGATCAATAAACACgcctaaagtatatttattttcatcaaaagatttcaaaatattgtGAACAAGATAGGCAATTGCCTGATAAGTGGAGTGACCGTTTTTGAATCcgaattgtttattataaaggATGTTATTAATATCTAAGAAATGGTACaatcttttatacataatatgttctagtatttttgaaaaacatggaAGTATTGAAATAAGTCTGTAATTTGCGACACAAGTTCTTCCTTCACTATtgacaatatttgaaatttaacaaaGTGAATATAGGGGCTAAAATTGACTCTTACataattcaaaatcaaaataatatttaaataaaaggattttttataatattaatttaaatagtcaTTCAAAGTTACCCCACAAATGTGGTAGCTTTGAATgcgtttttt encodes:
- the LOC136075996 gene encoding uncharacterized protein LOC136075996 gives rise to the protein MITKLILKAKGMFHKALLNEHAGDPVKFWESLKKVYPSKNKDEIILNNFEIDGEYTSNKSVIVSAFGKYFSSITNLLLKTYNPIINYVWKSKAPFKRRTEKQFLLRQISATDVDTIISALKTNKSAGYDNLHPSLLKDSKDEIKVPLSHIFNLVIKTGLVPNEWKIAKVLPILKSGNKLKFDNYRPISVLPIISKVFEEIVH